In Fimbriimonadaceae bacterium, the genomic window AGTTGGACGCCTTGTTATCGAACTGTCGCCAGCCGATCGCCATCCGGTTGGGATTCGTGGGGTCGATACAAAGCGACGGTTCGTTGCCGGCGTCGTTCAGGATGTTCTGACCTGAAGCGTTCGTGTTGACCTGGACGGGTTTGAAGCCACCGATCCCGTAACCGAACGGGTGCTGCGCCGATACGGTGGTGCTTGGCGGGCCCGGCGGATCGTCCGGAAACTCCATCCCCTGGGCGGACACGCCATAGGCAGCCGCAAACGCCAAACCCACAATTCCAATACGAATGACCATTTTCCTCTCCAGTTTCCGCCGCCCGTGGGCGGAGCGTCATACACCTGACGCCTTCTATGGTATCGCAGGTTCGCGGTACCCTCACCGCGAATGGACGTAATCCGCGAGCTCGAGGTGCTCGTTAGGGCAAAGTACTCGGTTCTTTACCTAAACACTTGGGAGGAGAGCCGCGTCGAGGACGCGCTCAAGGACATTTGTACGAAGCTCAACCGCAAGCTTTACGTTTGGTCGGTTACGCAGGGAATGAAGCCGGCTCTGGCATCGGCGAACCGGCCGGGCCCCGCCCTGCCCGGCGAGCTGGAAGCTCTCGCGCAGGTTCATGAAGGCCCTGAATTCGCTGTCTTCCTGCTAAAGGATTTTCATGCCTACATGAAGGACTACCGGGTCGTCAGGCTCCTTCGGGACCTGTCATCCCGGCTCCGCGGGCGTGCTCAAACTCTGATCCTCTGTGCCCCAACCCTAAACTTGCCGGTTGAACTCGAAAAGGACGTCACCGTGATCGACTTCCCCCTGCCCGGGCGGCAGGATATCGAGGAAATGGTGGACCTCGCCCTTAAGGCTACGGAGTCACAAGGCGTAACCGCCCCCGAACCTGAAGAGCGGGAATTGATTGTCAAGAGCGCCTACGGGCTCACGATGCACGAGATTGAGTCGTCCTTCGCCCGCAGCCTGGTTGAGAAGAAGAAACTCGACGTCGAAACCCTTCTTGAGGAGAAAAAACAGATCGTGCGCAAGAGCGGCCTCCTTGAGTTCTATCCGGCGGAGGCGAAGCTTGCGGACGTGGGCGGCATGGACTTGCTGAAGGACTGGCTCAACAAGCGCCAGGAAGCCTTTACGGACAAAGCGAAGGACTTTGGCATTCCCGCCCCAAAGGGGATTCTGCTTCTCGGCGTCCAAGGCTGCGGCAAGTCGCTGCTCGCCAAGGCCATTGCCGCCACGTGGAATCTGCCGATGTTAAAGATGGATATTGGCCGCATCTTTGGGTCACTGGTGGGCCAAAGCGAAGAGAACATCCGTCGGGCGATCCGCATCGCGGAATCGGTGTCCCCCTGTTGCCTGTGGGCCGATGAGCTTGAAAAGGGGTTTGCGGGCATTGGAAGCAGCGGGGTGAGCGACAGCGGCACCACCATGCGCGTTTTTGCCACGTTCCTGACCTGGATGCAAGAGAAGACACGCCCCGTGTTTATCATTGCAACGGCGAACGACGTCACCGCGCTACCGCCGGAACTACTACGAAAGGGCCGCTTCGACGAGATTTTCTTCGTCGACTTACCCGACCGGGAAGAGCGCGAGGACATCTTCCGCATCCACCTTTCGAAGCGTAAGCGCGACCCTGCGAACTACGACATTCCTGAAATCGCGAAGCTGACCAAAGGGTTCAGTGGAGCGGAAATCGAGCAAGTCGTCGTGGGCGCCCTCTACTACGCCTTCGATGCCGGCCGCGAGCTCAACATGGACGACCTCAAGAAGGAGGCCGATCAGCTCGTACCGCTGTCCGTGATGATGGCGGAGGACATCGACGAGCTTCGCGATTGGGCAAGAATGCGCACCCGTCCGAGCTCGACGCAAGACGGCGACTAAGCCGCGTAAAATCTACTGGTTCGTTTCTTGCGGTATCCAATCAGAATCAGCTATAATTTGAGTGAGCACTCAACTATGAGCGAAGGACAGGGTACCCGCGAGCGATTGGTCGAGACAGCAAGGGACTTATTCTTGCTGCAGGGCTATCACCAGACTGGCGTTGCTGAGATAGTTCGAACCGCCAACGTCCGGATGGGAAGTCTCTATTACTTCTTTCCGACGAAGGAAGATCTGTTGCTCGCGGTTCTGGACTGGTATCGGGACAACATCTATGAGGGTCTGCTTCAGCCAGTGTACGAGCGCATCGACGATCCGGTCGAACGGGTGTTCGGCATTTTGGACGGCTACCGGCAGATGCTGCTGATGACCAACTATTACCAGGGATGCCCGATCGGCAACCTGGCTCTGGAAGTCGCCAATTCGCATCCCCAAGCTCGTGAACGGCTGACCGAGAACTTCCGACAATGGGCCAATGAAATCGAAAAGTGCCTTGAAGCAGCAAGTGGCCGGCTACCGGAAGAAATCAACCGCGGTCGCCTAGCCGACTACGTGCTTGCAGTGATGGAGGGCGCAATCATGCTGGCGAGGACCTACCGGAACCTTGAGCCGTATGACAACGCAATCGAGCACGTGCGGGACTACTTCGATCGATTGATCAAGGATGGCACGGACTGGTCCGTTCAAGTCAGAGCAAGAAATAGTGGCTACGGCGAACTTCGCTATGAATAACAGGAGGAATGACAATTGACGGCGATGATAGCGATGATCTTGGTTCAGGGCCAAGCCGTTTTGGTGTTAAAGGGACTCGATCCCATCGACCTGGTCGCGGGCAAAGAGGTTCTCGGTAAGCAGGAGCTTTCGGCAACCTATCTTCGGCACGAATACCGATTCAGCTCGAAGGCTCACGTCGACGAGTTTCGAAGGAACCCAGTCAAGTACGCCGTCCAGGACGGTGGCGCTTGTGGAAAGATGGGGGCGTTGACCGGTAAGGGGAGCCCGGATCGGTTCGCAGTCGTGCGAGGGAAGATCTACCTCTTCGCTTCGGATCGTTGCCGATCGGTCATGCTTGCGAGTCAGGACAGTTACTTTGCTGAGCTTCGAAAACCGCCACGAGCTTCGCTTAACGAGCGAAATCAGGCAGCGACGACCTATGCCTCCATGGTGAAGGCACATGGTGGAGCAGCGGTCAGCAGCAGCAAGTTCATTGGTTGGGTCTATGAAACGGCCTACAAGGACGACGGCAAAAACAAAATCTGGCTAACCCACTTTGCGCTTGCGGGCCGCGACAAGTTTGCCCAATGGGAAAGCTGGGACTTAGGGCGTGCCTTTTTCGTCGTAGACGGTCACAGGGACGCAGAGGGATACCCCAATGATTTCTACGGCATCCACCCCCGAGAGCGCAGGGCCTTGACAGCCCTTTTCGCTCGGCACCCGGCCGGAATCCTTCGGGGACTGGCCGGGACTCCCGTTGCGCCACTCAAGGACGGCCTTACACTGGTAAGGGATGACATCGTTTTGGACGTTCACCTCGATGCCAAAACCCGGCGAATCACTCAAGTCGCATTTCGCGACCGTCATGCCGGCCCCGTGTCCGATGTGATCATCGAGTACAGCGACTATGAGGAGGTTAACGGGATCTGGCTACCCATGAAGAGCCGGCATCAGATCAACGGCGGCGAATGGTCCGCGCCCAAGGTTGTTGCGCGCTACACGGTCGATGACGCCACTCCCCAGCCGCTCTTGGACGCCTTCGGGAGACGATAACCAGGAAATGAAGAGGGCTCCTTCGCCTCACGGCGGAGGAGCTCGTTACTGTCGTGCCTAGGCCTTATCGGCCGATTCCGCCGCCACCGCCGCGGGGTTGCTCGGTTGCCTTAAAGGGCTTGCCACCCATGGTCTTCAGCTTGGCTGCCTGATCGGCAGTGAGAACCTTGCCAAGCTCGGTGTTCATGGTTTCGCTGTTCTTGGTCTGGATCTCGCGCATTTGGTCGCGGTCGATCTCCTGATTGCGCATTCGCTCCATTAGGCTCTGCATGGCTTCCTGCTGCTTGGTTTGAAGATCCTTAACCTTGGTCTTCTGCTCAGCCGAGAAGCCCAGTTCGGTCTGTACCTTTTCATCCAGGATGGCGCGGTTGCCGTTGAGCTGGACCCAAATCTCTCGGATGCGCTTGTTCTGCTCTTCAGTGAGAATTGCGGCAACTGCCTTGTCGTTCTTCTCCTGCATCTCGCGGAACTGCTTCATCATCTCTTCTCGGTCGCCGCCACCACCGCGCATGTTCTCCATGTTCGCGCGCATTTCTTCCTGCTGCTTTTCGCGCAGGGCGGTGAGCTTGCTCTTCTGATCGGCGGTGAGGTTTAGGTCGGCCTGAACGTCGGTTCGGTTGACGAGCGCCAGCGGAGTTCCGCCACGGCCCTGCATGCCACGCATGCCAAATCCGCCGCCACGACCACCGCGACCGCCGCCCTGATCCTGGGCGAACGCTACGGCTCCGAGAACCAGAACCGCGCTAACGACGAGTGCTTTAAGTGTGTTTTTCAATTTACTTACCTCCTTCTTTGTCCTTGTCGACTTTCTCTTCCTTCTTCGAATCCTTGATGACGCGCTTCAGTTGATCCTGAGTTGGTTTGGACAGTCGCGTTCGCTGCTCCTCCGTCATCTTCGCAGCATCTTCCGGGTTCTTGACCACGCGCGGCGTCAGGAAAACCAAGAGCTCGGTTTTCTGATTCGTGCGATCGGTGGAACGGAAGATCTGCCCGAGAAGGGGAAGGTCGCCAAGGATAGGAATCTTCTTAACGGTCGAGGAGACCGTACTTCGAATAATGCCGCCCAGGATGATCGTCTCACCATCCTTAACCGCAACTGTGGTGTCCGCCTGACGCTGGTTAACGATCGGGGCATTGAAGCTGGTGAACCCCTGAAGATCGTTCGCCGTTTGACTGACGTCCATCGTCACGTAGCCGCCTGCGGTGATGCGGGGGGTAACCGTCAATACGATGCCGACATCCTCGAAGTCGTAGTTGAACGTGAGGTTGCCGTTGGCGTCTTCCCGTTGGCTGACAACGAACGGTACGCGCTGGCTAATGTTGATTTGCGCCTCGACGTTGTTGCTCGTGAAAATCCGCGGTGTCGACAGGACGTTGAACTTCGTGTCGGTCTTCATCGCATTGACGAAGGCGGTGACATTCGCGGTGTTTAACGTGTATCGGAAACCCTGGGGCAAAGTCGTGCCTTGTCGCAGGCCAAAGTCCTGGTTCCCCTGAGCGGTTCCGCCCGCTTGATCGAATGGACGCGCCTCAAGGAACTGCCATTCAATGCCGAGCTTCGACTGCGCATCGAGGGACGCCTCAACGATGATCGTCTCGATCATCACCTGCTCCGGAATCTTGTCCAGCTGGGCAAGAATCTGCCTGAGCAATTCGGCATTTTCCGGAGTGGTGACCACGATGATGCTGTTCGTGTTCTGATCCGGAATGACCGTAATCTGGTTCGTGAGGTCTTGAACCTGGATGAGGCGG contains:
- the ftsH_2 gene encoding ATP-dependent zinc metalloprotease FtsH, whose amino-acid sequence is MDVIRELEVLVRAKYSVLYLNTWEESRVEDALKDICTKLNRKLYVWSVTQGMKPALASANRPGPALPGELEALAQVHEGPEFAVFLLKDFHAYMKDYRVVRLLRDLSSRLRGRAQTLILCAPTLNLPVELEKDVTVIDFPLPGRQDIEEMVDLALKATESQGVTAPEPEERELIVKSAYGLTMHEIESSFARSLVEKKKLDVETLLEEKKQIVRKSGLLEFYPAEAKLADVGGMDLLKDWLNKRQEAFTDKAKDFGIPAPKGILLLGVQGCGKSLLAKAIAATWNLPMLKMDIGRIFGSLVGQSEENIRRAIRIAESVSPCCLWADELEKGFAGIGSSGVSDSGTTMRVFATFLTWMQEKTRPVFIIATANDVTALPPELLRKGRFDEIFFVDLPDREEREDIFRIHLSKRKRDPANYDIPEIAKLTKGFSGAEIEQVVVGALYYAFDAGRELNMDDLKKEADQLVPLSVMMAEDIDELRDWARMRTRPSSTQDGD